The following proteins come from a genomic window of Terribacillus aidingensis:
- the deoC gene encoding deoxyribose-phosphate aldolase — protein MEKEKLIELIDYTLLSPVASKEIIKTFCLEAITHGFRTVFVNPWYVPYAYTILSPHGIKVGAPIGFSLGGATTRVKVEETKAAIEDGASEIDMLVNLGAVKSREFNAVYQDIDAVVRAAGGLTTKVIIETSLLNLAEKREVTEIVMAAGADFVKTATGFNGGGATVEDIELLSNISQGKIGVKAAGGIRTYEDTVKMIEAGATRIGASGAVAIIQNRKSKADY, from the coding sequence ATGGAAAAAGAAAAGCTGATTGAGTTGATCGATTACACACTGCTGTCTCCAGTTGCCAGTAAAGAGATTATAAAAACATTTTGTCTAGAAGCGATAACTCATGGATTCCGGACAGTCTTCGTAAATCCATGGTATGTCCCCTATGCTTATACAATCCTGTCACCCCATGGCATTAAAGTAGGAGCACCTATTGGCTTTTCGCTAGGCGGTGCCACTACAAGAGTTAAAGTAGAAGAAACGAAAGCGGCGATTGAAGATGGAGCTTCGGAAATCGATATGCTTGTGAACCTGGGAGCGGTGAAATCCAGAGAATTCAATGCTGTTTATCAGGATATCGATGCTGTGGTAAGAGCTGCGGGAGGATTGACAACGAAGGTCATCATCGAGACCTCTTTGTTAAACCTAGCTGAGAAACGAGAGGTGACGGAAATTGTCATGGCAGCAGGAGCGGATTTTGTTAAAACAGCGACCGGATTCAACGGTGGAGGTGCGACAGTAGAGGATATTGAACTTTTATCCAACATTTCACAAGGTAAGATAGGTGTAAAGGCTGCGGGAGGCATTAGAACCTATGAAGATACAGTCAAAATGATTGAGGCAGGTGCAACGCGAATCGGTGCAAGCG
- a CDS encoding zinc-binding dehydrogenase, whose product MHALVKKELGFGNLIIENKPEPYPEDDQVKIKVTYAGICGSDIHTYEGSYRVAAPVTLGHEFAGVVVDVGSNVSHLKPGDRVTSETTFYICGQCSYCQQKDYNLCKYRKGLGTQQDGGFATYVIARAESIHHIPDNVDDQSAAMTEALACTHHAVAKTTIRPNDIVVVIGPGPIGLLTAQVAKSKGATVLITGLSSDTVRLEKAKELGIDYVINVQEESLEEIISGLTDGYGADVVFECSGAIPAARQGLSLLRKKGQYAQVGLFAEAAIPFDMEQVIQKELKIIGSRSQKPADWEPSLHLMESGAVDAAALVTHIFDITEWEKAYQLIKSGEAIKVLLTPTKER is encoded by the coding sequence ATGCATGCTTTAGTGAAAAAGGAGTTAGGCTTTGGCAACCTTATCATTGAAAATAAACCGGAGCCTTACCCAGAAGATGATCAAGTAAAAATAAAAGTTACTTATGCTGGCATATGCGGATCTGATATCCACACGTATGAAGGAAGCTACCGAGTAGCTGCTCCTGTCACATTAGGACATGAATTTGCTGGCGTCGTAGTCGATGTAGGGAGTAATGTAAGCCATCTGAAGCCAGGAGATCGGGTTACTTCCGAGACGACTTTCTATATATGCGGGCAATGCAGCTATTGTCAGCAGAAGGATTATAACTTATGCAAGTATCGAAAAGGACTTGGAACACAGCAGGATGGCGGCTTTGCAACTTATGTGATTGCAAGGGCTGAAAGCATTCACCATATTCCGGATAATGTTGATGATCAGTCAGCAGCAATGACAGAAGCGCTAGCTTGCACACATCATGCAGTAGCTAAAACAACGATTAGACCAAATGACATTGTAGTCGTTATAGGACCAGGGCCTATTGGTCTTTTGACCGCGCAAGTTGCTAAAAGCAAAGGGGCTACGGTACTTATCACCGGCTTGTCATCTGATACAGTTCGGTTGGAAAAAGCAAAGGAGCTTGGAATTGACTATGTGATCAACGTACAGGAAGAATCGCTGGAAGAGATTATTTCAGGACTGACAGATGGATATGGAGCGGATGTCGTTTTTGAATGTTCAGGTGCGATTCCAGCTGCGCGTCAGGGGTTGTCACTTCTTCGAAAAAAGGGACAGTACGCTCAAGTAGGTTTGTTTGCCGAGGCAGCCATTCCGTTTGATATGGAGCAGGTTATTCAAAAGGAATTGAAGATCATTGGCAGCAGGAGCCAGAAGCCCGCTGACTGGGAACCTTCGCTGCATCTGATGGAGAGCGGTGCCGTGGATGCAGCTGCGCTTGTCACCCACATTTTCGATATAACAGAATGGGAGAAGGCTTATCAATTAATCAAATCGGGAGAAGCAATTAAAGTCCTTCTGACACCAACGAAAGAAAGGTGA
- a CDS encoding PTS sugar transporter subunit IIA: protein MADFYLDENLVFLQAKGTREEILREMAENLVKEELVKTSFVTGVIEREKEYPTGLPTSSSLSVAIPHTDIEHVKKDAISIALLKEPVAFRVMGEASMDTPVSIIFMLAMKQSHAQLTLLRDLMDFLQNETTLQALFDSKSKEDVVKLIDRKLSLSATKGGDR from the coding sequence ATGGCTGATTTTTATCTGGATGAGAATCTAGTATTCCTGCAAGCAAAAGGTACGCGAGAAGAGATATTACGAGAAATGGCAGAAAACCTTGTTAAAGAGGAACTCGTCAAAACTAGCTTTGTGACTGGAGTTATTGAGAGGGAGAAGGAATATCCAACAGGGCTGCCGACTTCATCCTCTCTATCAGTCGCTATTCCGCATACGGACATTGAGCATGTAAAAAAGGATGCAATTAGCATCGCCCTATTGAAGGAACCTGTTGCCTTCCGAGTGATGGGGGAAGCTTCCATGGATACACCTGTGAGCATCATTTTCATGCTGGCGATGAAGCAGTCGCATGCACAGCTGACATTATTAAGAGATTTGATGGACTTTCTCCAAAATGAAACGACGTTGCAAGCATTGTTTGATTCCAAATCAAAAGAAGATGTAGTCAAGCTGATAGATAGGAAGCTTAGCTTGTCTGCCACTAAAGGAGGTGACAGATAA
- a CDS encoding PTS sugar transporter subunit IIB produces MAKKQVLVACGAGIATSTVVNSAIEEMAKENKIDVNLIQIKIAEVNTYVDTADLLVTTAMVKTAYPFPVINARSFLTGIGLEETKEEILKELKK; encoded by the coding sequence ATGGCCAAAAAACAAGTATTGGTTGCCTGTGGTGCTGGTATTGCCACTTCAACTGTCGTGAATAGTGCGATTGAAGAGATGGCGAAAGAGAATAAGATTGATGTTAACCTGATCCAAATTAAAATTGCCGAAGTGAATACTTATGTGGATACGGCAGATTTACTAGTAACCACTGCCATGGTAAAAACAGCTTATCCATTCCCAGTGATCAATGCACGCTCATTCTTGACAGGAATCGGTTTGGAAGAAACGAAGGAAGAGATCTTAAAAGAACTGAAAAAATGA
- a CDS encoding BglG family transcription antiterminator translates to MNLNERNAAILDALLSNPSVSSNLIEKRFDLSKRQLGYTINKVNSWLNQMGLPLIERTSQGYFLIDEKVFTTLNHVKESVEQSHSSILSVRQRMHLLLCMLVSKDDLSLDYFSISLDISRNTILRDLKSLQKQLEPFQLQIRYSRKQGYHIEGNEMQIRNALMSTLMELIGTDGGHSILMDVLELEENCLYDFRSRIEQVEQKLSIKYTDEKMKTMPITLFLILERIRKGKCLTDSPISNKELAGTKEYQAAEELLFDQEGLPEAERLFITLHLLSANVITTHMEAADTFPDLYPAVDSMLSLFEKVACIRVQERKQLLHKLMQHIKPAYYRIKYHLTDTTPVPGVLSGEFRALHQLVKRSLEPLELFIHSEIPENEQLYITLLIGGWIRQQGESIGEKVKAIVVCPHGVSVSKLMFHELSGLFPEFIFLDSMSVREFTTYNLEYDLVFSPVLLETSRKLFITKTMLDVHEKRLLRKQVLSYIHGFISKEVRSSDIMQIIKNHSIVKNEQALEEELHAYLCQVDQHVVPTTPEETQPLQLSDFLTDRHLKMTYQLGSWEDAVRSCANILLDKGIIEERYIDAMIKGCEEDPYIVIGPGIAIPHASPEDGVVRTGMSLLKIKNGVQYLNHRIHIIVVIAAKDKKEHIHALMQLMKLSKSEADMKALINGTTIPEMKRIIQQYSDDIVKEKEFHYG, encoded by the coding sequence ATGAATCTTAATGAACGTAACGCAGCTATCCTGGATGCTTTACTCAGTAATCCAAGTGTATCGAGTAACTTAATCGAAAAAAGATTCGACCTTTCAAAAAGACAGTTAGGCTACACCATTAATAAGGTCAACAGCTGGCTCAATCAAATGGGCTTGCCATTGATCGAGCGAACTTCACAAGGCTATTTCCTTATCGACGAAAAAGTATTTACAACGCTAAACCATGTGAAGGAGTCTGTTGAGCAAAGTCATTCTTCTATATTGTCTGTCCGTCAACGTATGCATCTGCTTCTTTGTATGCTGGTAAGTAAGGACGACCTTTCACTGGATTATTTTTCTATTTCGTTGGATATCAGCAGAAATACAATTCTTCGAGATTTAAAAAGCCTGCAGAAGCAGCTTGAACCCTTCCAATTACAAATTCGATATTCACGAAAGCAAGGCTACCATATAGAGGGCAATGAAATGCAGATTCGGAATGCTTTAATGTCCACTCTGATGGAACTGATCGGGACGGACGGTGGACATTCCATTTTGATGGATGTTTTAGAATTGGAAGAAAATTGCTTGTATGACTTCCGCAGTAGAATTGAACAGGTAGAGCAAAAACTATCTATTAAATACACAGATGAGAAAATGAAGACGATGCCAATTACATTGTTCTTGATTCTAGAGCGGATTCGAAAAGGTAAGTGCTTAACTGATTCTCCTATTAGTAATAAGGAATTGGCAGGTACGAAAGAATATCAAGCTGCGGAGGAATTATTATTTGATCAAGAAGGGTTGCCAGAAGCAGAGAGACTTTTTATCACACTCCATCTGTTGTCTGCCAATGTGATAACAACTCATATGGAAGCGGCGGATACATTTCCAGACCTATATCCAGCTGTGGATAGTATGCTCAGTCTTTTTGAGAAAGTAGCTTGTATCCGTGTTCAGGAAAGGAAACAGTTGCTTCATAAATTGATGCAGCATATAAAGCCGGCCTATTACCGAATCAAATATCATCTTACAGACACTACGCCTGTTCCAGGTGTATTGAGTGGAGAGTTTCGAGCTTTGCATCAACTGGTTAAACGATCTCTTGAACCATTGGAGCTCTTTATCCATAGTGAGATACCAGAGAATGAGCAATTATATATTACATTACTTATCGGGGGATGGATTAGGCAGCAGGGAGAAAGTATCGGTGAAAAGGTGAAAGCAATAGTCGTGTGTCCGCATGGTGTTTCTGTATCCAAGCTGATGTTCCATGAATTGAGTGGCTTATTCCCAGAATTCATATTCTTGGATAGCATGTCTGTTCGCGAATTCACCACATACAATCTCGAATATGATCTTGTTTTTTCTCCGGTATTACTGGAAACTTCACGAAAGCTGTTCATTACGAAAACTATGCTGGATGTTCATGAGAAAAGACTTCTCCGGAAACAGGTTCTTTCTTATATACACGGATTTATTTCTAAAGAAGTGAGATCAAGTGACATTATGCAAATCATTAAAAATCATTCAATAGTGAAAAACGAGCAAGCATTGGAAGAGGAACTTCACGCATATCTCTGCCAAGTGGATCAGCATGTGGTTCCAACAACACCCGAAGAAACGCAGCCTCTGCAGCTAAGTGACTTTCTTACAGATAGGCATTTGAAAATGACATATCAATTAGGATCATGGGAAGATGCTGTTCGATCTTGTGCCAATATCTTGCTTGATAAAGGAATTATCGAAGAAAGATATATTGATGCCATGATTAAGGGCTGTGAAGAAGATCCGTATATCGTGATCGGACCTGGCATAGCTATCCCGCATGCTTCACCAGAAGATGGTGTCGTCCGTACTGGAATGAGCCTGTTGAAGATCAAAAATGGCGTACAGTATTTGAATCATCGTATCCATATTATCGTAGTCATCGCGGCAAAGGATAAGAAGGAGCATATCCATGCACTAATGCAGTTGATGAAGCTATCAAAGTCCGAAGCTGATATGAAAGCTTTGATAAATGGTACCACCATACCGGAGATGAAGCGGATCATTCAACAATATTCCGATGACATAGTAAAGGAGAAGGAGTTCCATTATGGCTGA
- a CDS encoding general stress protein, translating into MVNTNTIETFINESDAIVRVNELISAGVPEEDITVIVDKKPDNSILGNKRDVHYKEANGSFGTKFASFFSSEDPEEKVLKNLSLSETEKDRYADELKAGKVLLYAENKPVNPTTAAASTATPKDRSDHATEGEKGLTADGLYATDKPNDGLHAEPNTNDQNANELNRTRR; encoded by the coding sequence ATGGTTAATACAAATACAATCGAAACATTCATCAATGAGAGCGATGCAATTGTACGAGTAAATGAATTGATCTCTGCTGGCGTACCGGAGGAGGATATCACGGTCATTGTAGATAAGAAACCTGATAATAGTATTCTAGGAAATAAGAGAGATGTTCATTATAAGGAAGCAAATGGTTCCTTTGGCACAAAATTCGCGTCCTTCTTTTCCAGTGAAGATCCAGAAGAGAAAGTCCTGAAGAACCTGAGTCTTTCAGAAACGGAGAAAGACCGTTATGCTGATGAACTAAAAGCAGGGAAAGTATTGCTGTATGCAGAAAATAAACCTGTAAACCCTACTACTGCTGCTGCCAGCACAGCAACTCCAAAGGATCGAAGTGACCATGCAACAGAAGGAGAAAAAGGCTTGACGGCAGATGGTCTATATGCAACCGATAAACCAAATGACGGTTTGCATGCAGAACCAAATACAAACGATCAGAACGCAAATGAACTGAATAGAACGAGAAGATAG
- a CDS encoding PTS galactitol transporter subunit IIC, which translates to MDTFVNFLQGFLDLGATVILPVAIFLLGLLFGQKPGKAFRSGLTIGVAFVGIFLVVDLLTLNLGPAAQQMVDRLGVDLNVIDVGWPATSSIAWASVVAAFIIPLGLVVNVIMLVTKTTKTMNVDIWNYWHYTFMAAVVYTVSGSVVQGLIAAVIFQIVCLKVADWTQPMVEEFYEMPGVTVATGSTISYAPGILIVKLIEKIPGLNKIHADPETIQKRFGIFGDSMVIGLLLGAAIGALAGYGIGDIIEIGMAMAAVMVLMPRMVKILMEGLMPVSESARNWLSKRFGNSEINIGLDAAVLLGHPAVISTALILTPITVLLAVILPGNAVLPFADLATIPFIVAFIVGAAKGNIIHSVITGTIMIALSLYMATDIAPIFTDMTTAANIEMPEGSAMVSSIDQGGNLVNWIIWKVFAIFN; encoded by the coding sequence ATGGATACATTTGTGAATTTTTTACAAGGATTTCTTGATTTGGGTGCTACCGTTATACTGCCGGTAGCAATCTTTCTTCTGGGACTTTTATTCGGTCAGAAGCCAGGGAAGGCATTCCGTTCTGGGCTTACAATCGGAGTCGCTTTTGTCGGTATATTCCTCGTCGTCGACTTGCTGACGCTGAACCTAGGACCTGCTGCACAGCAGATGGTTGATCGTTTGGGAGTAGATCTTAATGTAATCGATGTTGGATGGCCAGCCACTTCTTCTATAGCCTGGGCATCTGTCGTGGCTGCATTTATTATACCGCTTGGTCTTGTTGTCAATGTCATCATGCTCGTAACGAAGACGACAAAAACTATGAACGTGGATATTTGGAATTATTGGCACTATACATTTATGGCTGCAGTTGTATATACCGTTTCTGGAAGTGTAGTACAAGGGCTTATCGCAGCTGTCATTTTTCAGATTGTCTGTTTGAAAGTGGCGGATTGGACGCAGCCAATGGTAGAGGAGTTCTATGAGATGCCAGGCGTGACTGTTGCGACAGGCAGTACAATTTCTTATGCTCCGGGGATACTCATTGTTAAGCTGATTGAGAAGATACCAGGCCTGAATAAGATACATGCCGATCCTGAAACGATTCAAAAGAGATTCGGTATTTTCGGGGACTCGATGGTAATTGGATTATTACTAGGCGCTGCTATAGGTGCATTAGCCGGTTATGGAATTGGAGATATTATTGAAATCGGAATGGCAATGGCTGCTGTCATGGTTTTGATGCCTCGAATGGTGAAAATTCTTATGGAAGGGCTGATGCCAGTATCAGAGTCTGCCAGGAACTGGCTAAGTAAGCGATTCGGTAACAGTGAAATTAATATCGGGTTGGATGCAGCAGTATTATTGGGGCATCCAGCAGTCATCTCGACCGCTCTGATCTTAACGCCAATTACCGTTCTGCTGGCAGTTATCCTGCCTGGAAATGCCGTTTTGCCTTTTGCGGATTTGGCCACTATACCATTTATCGTTGCTTTCATCGTTGGAGCAGCCAAAGGAAACATTATCCATTCTGTAATAACTGGTACAATCATGATTGCCTTATCTCTGTATATGGCCACAGATATAGCTCCTATTTTCACAGACATGACAACTGCTGCCAATATTGAAATGCCAGAAGGCTCGGCGATGGTATCTAGCATTGATCAGGGAGGCAACTTAGTCAACTGGATTATATGGAAGGTTTTCGCAATATTCAATTAA
- the tyrS gene encoding tyrosine--tRNA ligase, with translation MSILQDLKDRGLVQQTSDDAGLEKHLSSQQVSLYCGFDPTADSLHIGHLVPMLMLKRFQQAGHRPIALIGGGTGMIGDPSGRSDERNLNDVATVESFSQGIQKQLASILNFDEGENAAKAVNNADWLGAMSIIDFLRDIGKHFGVNYMLAKDSVESRLANGISFTEFTYMILQSLDYLRLYEKENVTLQIGGSDQWGNITAGMELIRRTHAGNNEEEQDKAFALTVPLITKADGTKFGKTAGGAVWLSPERTTPYEFYQFWFNTDDRDVIKFMKYFTFMSLEEIAAYEQSVENEPEKRLAQTKLAEEMTTLVHGKEALEQAIKISQALFSGDIASLNGAEIEQGFKDVPSHTAADEDKPLVDMLVEAGISSSKRQAREDISNGAIRINGEKEEDVSRVLTKADRIDERFIIIRRGKKKYTLLKFA, from the coding sequence ATGTCTATTTTACAGGATTTGAAAGACAGAGGTCTGGTTCAGCAGACGAGTGATGATGCAGGATTGGAGAAGCATCTATCCAGCCAGCAGGTAAGTTTGTACTGTGGGTTTGACCCAACAGCCGACAGCTTGCATATCGGACATCTTGTTCCTATGCTTATGCTGAAACGATTCCAGCAAGCAGGTCACCGTCCGATAGCGCTTATCGGCGGAGGCACAGGAATGATCGGGGATCCAAGCGGACGTTCTGATGAACGCAACTTAAATGATGTCGCAACAGTAGAAAGCTTCAGCCAAGGTATCCAGAAACAGCTTGCCAGCATTTTGAACTTTGATGAAGGTGAAAATGCTGCCAAAGCAGTGAATAACGCAGACTGGCTCGGGGCTATGAGCATCATTGATTTCCTTCGCGATATCGGGAAACATTTTGGAGTCAATTATATGCTGGCGAAAGATTCAGTCGAGTCCAGATTGGCAAATGGTATTTCCTTTACCGAATTCACGTACATGATCTTACAATCCTTGGATTACCTGCGCTTGTACGAAAAAGAAAATGTGACGCTGCAAATTGGCGGAAGTGATCAATGGGGGAATATTACAGCTGGAATGGAATTGATCCGCCGGACTCACGCTGGCAATAATGAAGAAGAGCAGGATAAGGCATTTGCCCTAACTGTTCCGCTTATTACGAAAGCTGACGGGACAAAATTCGGTAAAACAGCTGGGGGAGCTGTGTGGCTAAGCCCAGAACGTACAACTCCTTATGAATTCTACCAATTCTGGTTCAACACAGATGATCGCGATGTAATCAAGTTCATGAAATATTTCACTTTCATGTCTCTTGAGGAAATAGCAGCGTATGAACAAAGCGTGGAAAATGAGCCGGAAAAACGTCTTGCTCAAACGAAGCTGGCGGAAGAGATGACAACGCTTGTACATGGTAAAGAAGCATTGGAGCAGGCAATCAAGATTTCACAGGCTCTATTCAGCGGAGATATTGCTTCCCTGAATGGTGCTGAAATCGAACAAGGATTCAAGGATGTCCCGTCTCATACGGCAGCCGACGAAGACAAACCGCTTGTTGATATGTTAGTGGAAGCAGGAATCTCTTCTTCAAAACGCCAGGCAAGAGAAGACATCTCTAATGGTGCAATCCGAATCAACGGTGAAAAAGAAGAAGACGTATCCCGTGTTCTCACAAAAGCGGATCGAATCGACGAACGATTCATCATCATCCGCCGCGGAAAGAAAAAGTATACATTATTGAAATTTGCTTAA